One window of the Ureibacillus sp. FSL W7-1570 genome contains the following:
- the def gene encoding peptide deformylase, which yields MIREIVKHPAKILTQVCEEVTEINEEIITLLDDMYETMVEYDGMGIAAPQVNVPLRIALVELGEERTLIEMINPTVIETSGSSVDIEGCLSFPGLYGEVERPSYVKIEAHDRYGQVYQLEAMDYDARCILHEIDHLDGILFDSKITRIYTEEELEEMFEEEEE from the coding sequence ATGATCAGAGAAATCGTGAAACATCCAGCAAAAATATTGACGCAAGTCTGCGAAGAAGTGACAGAAATCAATGAGGAAATCATCACCTTATTGGATGACATGTACGAAACGATGGTTGAATATGACGGCATGGGCATTGCCGCTCCCCAAGTGAATGTCCCGCTTCGCATCGCCCTCGTCGAGTTGGGGGAAGAACGGACATTGATTGAAATGATCAACCCGACGGTCATTGAAACATCCGGTTCATCTGTGGACATTGAAGGGTGCTTAAGCTTTCCGGGGCTTTATGGGGAAGTGGAGAGACCTTCATACGTGAAAATTGAAGCCCATGACCGATACGGGCAAGTGTATCAGCTGGAAGCGATGGATTATGACGCCCGCTGCATTTTACACGAAATCGACCATTTGGATGGGATATTATTTGATTCGAAAATTACCCGGATCTATACGGAAGAAGAATTGGAAGAAATGTTTGAGGAGGAGGAAGAATAA
- the rpoZ gene encoding DNA-directed RNA polymerase subunit omega — MLYPSIDLLKEKVDSKYSLVSLAAKRARQIQETGILKLSEYKSLKPVGMALEEVAAGVLQMEMPDKNKVYSDEQ, encoded by the coding sequence ATGCTTTATCCATCGATCGATTTGCTTAAAGAAAAAGTGGATTCCAAATACTCATTGGTCAGTCTTGCCGCAAAACGTGCCCGTCAAATCCAGGAAACGGGAATTTTGAAGCTAAGCGAATATAAATCATTGAAACCGGTTGGCATGGCATTGGAAGAAGTGGCTGCCGGTGTGTTGCAAATGGAAATGCCGGATAAAAATAAAGTATATTCTGATGAACAATAG
- the rlmN gene encoding 23S rRNA (adenine(2503)-C(2))-methyltransferase RlmN, protein MDNNIFNERINELVEQAETPQKRKKKEKPDLKESIYSFTLDELKEWLTDQGEKPFRAAQIYDWLYNKRVKTFDDMTNLPKPLREKLKEQFAMTTLSTIVKQESKDGTIKFLFQLQDGYSIETVLMRHDYGNSVCVTTQVGCRIGCTFCASTLGGLKRHLLPGEIVEQVVKVQQALDEADERVSHVVVMGIGEPFDNYDALMKFLTVINHEKGLNIGARHITVSTSGIIPKIYQFADEELQINFALSLHAPNQELRERLMPIARAYKLDKLMEAIRYYTEKTGRRVTFEYGLFGGVNDTIEHAEELAKLIKGIKCHVNLIPVNYVPERNYVRTPRNQIFAFEKALKKNGINVTIRREHGSDIDAACGQLRAKERVHETR, encoded by the coding sequence ATGGATAACAATATTTTCAATGAACGTATTAATGAGTTGGTTGAGCAGGCGGAAACACCACAGAAACGAAAGAAAAAAGAAAAGCCCGATTTGAAAGAGTCCATTTATTCATTCACATTGGATGAATTGAAAGAGTGGCTGACGGATCAAGGGGAAAAACCGTTCCGTGCCGCCCAAATTTATGATTGGCTTTATAATAAGCGGGTAAAAACGTTCGATGATATGACGAATTTGCCAAAACCTCTGAGAGAAAAATTAAAAGAACAATTTGCCATGACAACCCTTTCAACAATTGTAAAGCAGGAATCAAAGGATGGAACGATTAAATTCCTGTTTCAATTGCAAGACGGCTACTCCATCGAAACCGTATTGATGCGTCATGATTATGGAAATTCCGTCTGTGTGACGACGCAGGTCGGTTGCCGTATCGGCTGTACCTTCTGCGCCTCTACATTGGGCGGATTAAAAAGACATTTGCTTCCGGGAGAAATCGTGGAGCAAGTGGTCAAAGTGCAGCAAGCTTTGGATGAAGCGGATGAAAGGGTGTCCCATGTAGTCGTGATGGGAATCGGTGAACCATTCGACAATTATGATGCATTGATGAAATTTTTGACTGTCATCAATCACGAGAAGGGTTTAAACATTGGAGCGCGTCATATCACCGTTTCTACCTCAGGCATAATACCAAAAATTTATCAGTTTGCCGATGAGGAACTGCAAATTAATTTCGCATTGTCCCTTCACGCGCCAAATCAGGAACTTCGGGAACGGTTAATGCCGATTGCCCGGGCTTACAAATTGGACAAATTGATGGAGGCCATCCGATATTATACGGAGAAGACCGGACGCCGCGTCACATTTGAATATGGACTGTTCGGTGGTGTCAACGATACAATCGAGCACGCGGAAGAATTGGCGAAACTCATCAAAGGCATTAAATGCCACGTCAATTTGATTCCGGTCAACTATGTGCCGGAGCGGAATTATGTACGCACTCCGAGAAATCAAATCTTTGCCTTTGAGAAGGCCTTGAAAAAGAATGGCATCAATGTAACGATCCGGAGGGAACACGGTTCGGATATTGATGCAGCGTGTGGACAATTACGGGCGAAAGAGAGAGTTCACGAGACGAGGTGA
- the priA gene encoding primosomal protein N', whose protein sequence is MKIAEVIVDVSAYPVDRPFDYSIPETMEELIECGCRVKVPFGNRDILGFVVAIKNETEVPPDKLKPISVLLDIEPVLTGEMLELAKWMKRETISYEIDCLQAMLPSALRAKYEKMVILETDVKNLEEPLQPFFQHATKVDYKEFEKDGLLIPLKKALKMHLLSIENVVKQKGKIKEVRKVKIAADQNLLQMIYEGLSNRAKKQKQLVLWMQEHVGEIMEPEVIHEETTCSPQVLQAVIELGAAEYIFEEVYRNPFKKDVEKTDFLTLTAEQETALKDILDAMDKGSPETFLLHGVTGSGKTEVYLQAIQHCIQQGKEAIVLVPEISLTPQITNRFRSRFGERVAVMHSGLSVGEKYDEWRKVHQQKVKVVVGARSAVFAPFENVGLIILDEEHESSYKQEDSPRYHARDVAIWRGKFHQCPVILGSATPSLESYARARKNVYKLLTLKERALKQPLPSVEIVDMREELKKGNRSMFSEKLADSIRDRLKKKEQIVLFLNRRGYSSFVLCRDCGTVMQCENCDISLTYHRYNEKLKCHYCGYEQPVPTNCPECGSEHIRYFGTGTQKVEEELTKLFPEARVLRMDVDTTKRKGAHEAILEDFGAEKADILLGTQMIAKGLDFPNITLVGVLSADTSLHLPDFRAAERTFQLLTQVSGRAGRAEKPGEVIIQSYTPEHYAIQFAKEQQYEPFYKKEMMMRHEAAYPPYYYIALIQVSHEDVMMSAEYAKRCADYLRSSLSFDASIIGPTTAGIVRLQNRYRYQCLIKYKIEPNLIPTFLQLMKIYRTEWIKKGIVLTIDLNPTMI, encoded by the coding sequence ATGAAGATTGCAGAAGTGATTGTTGATGTATCCGCATATCCGGTCGACCGCCCATTTGATTATTCCATTCCGGAAACAATGGAGGAACTTATTGAGTGCGGATGCCGGGTGAAAGTACCTTTTGGAAACCGTGACATTCTAGGTTTTGTTGTGGCAATAAAAAATGAAACGGAAGTGCCCCCCGATAAATTAAAGCCCATCTCTGTTTTGCTTGATATCGAGCCGGTGTTGACGGGCGAAATGCTGGAACTGGCGAAATGGATGAAACGGGAAACCATTTCCTATGAAATCGATTGTTTACAAGCCATGCTTCCATCGGCGTTGAGGGCAAAATACGAAAAAATGGTCATTTTGGAGACGGATGTAAAGAATTTGGAAGAACCGTTGCAACCGTTTTTCCAACATGCGACGAAAGTGGATTATAAAGAGTTTGAGAAAGATGGATTGCTCATCCCGCTGAAAAAAGCGTTAAAAATGCATTTGCTCTCAATCGAAAATGTCGTGAAACAAAAAGGGAAGATCAAAGAAGTCCGCAAAGTGAAGATTGCAGCGGACCAAAATCTTCTTCAAATGATTTATGAGGGACTTTCAAATCGTGCAAAAAAACAAAAGCAGCTTGTTTTATGGATGCAAGAACATGTGGGAGAAATCATGGAGCCGGAAGTGATTCATGAAGAAACAACATGTTCTCCCCAAGTGCTGCAAGCCGTTATTGAACTTGGAGCTGCAGAATACATTTTTGAGGAAGTGTATCGGAATCCATTTAAAAAAGATGTGGAGAAAACGGATTTTTTAACATTGACAGCGGAACAGGAAACGGCTTTAAAGGACATTTTGGATGCAATGGACAAAGGTTCTCCGGAAACCTTTTTATTGCATGGAGTGACAGGAAGCGGAAAAACGGAAGTGTATCTTCAAGCCATTCAACATTGCATCCAACAAGGAAAGGAAGCCATTGTCCTTGTACCGGAGATTTCCCTTACGCCTCAAATCACCAACCGGTTCCGCTCAAGGTTCGGGGAGCGGGTTGCGGTCATGCATAGCGGTCTTTCCGTCGGCGAGAAGTACGATGAGTGGCGGAAAGTTCACCAACAAAAAGTAAAAGTGGTGGTCGGAGCCCGGTCCGCTGTCTTTGCGCCCTTTGAAAATGTCGGGCTGATCATTCTCGATGAAGAACATGAATCGTCTTACAAGCAGGAAGATTCGCCAAGATACCATGCCAGGGATGTGGCCATTTGGAGAGGCAAATTTCATCAATGCCCGGTCATTTTGGGCAGTGCCACGCCGAGTTTGGAATCCTATGCAAGGGCAAGGAAGAATGTCTATAAACTATTGACGTTAAAAGAGCGGGCTTTGAAGCAGCCGTTGCCATCCGTGGAAATCGTCGATATGCGGGAGGAATTGAAAAAGGGCAACCGCTCCATGTTTTCAGAGAAATTGGCTGACTCCATCCGCGATCGTTTGAAAAAGAAGGAACAAATTGTGCTGTTTTTAAATCGCAGGGGTTACTCCTCCTTTGTGTTGTGCCGGGATTGCGGAACGGTGATGCAATGTGAAAATTGCGATATTTCTTTGACGTATCACCGTTATAACGAGAAATTGAAATGCCACTATTGCGGTTATGAACAGCCTGTTCCAACCAATTGCCCCGAGTGCGGAAGTGAGCATATCCGATACTTTGGCACCGGTACTCAGAAAGTGGAGGAAGAATTGACAAAACTTTTTCCTGAAGCGCGCGTATTGCGGATGGATGTGGATACGACCAAACGGAAGGGCGCCCACGAAGCGATTTTGGAAGATTTCGGGGCCGAGAAAGCGGATATTTTACTTGGAACGCAAATGATTGCCAAAGGGTTGGATTTTCCGAACATCACCCTGGTGGGAGTCTTAAGTGCGGATACTTCCCTGCATTTGCCGGATTTTCGGGCAGCTGAACGGACTTTCCAGCTTCTGACCCAGGTGAGCGGCCGTGCAGGAAGAGCGGAAAAGCCTGGAGAGGTGATCATCCAATCCTATACGCCGGAACATTATGCAATTCAATTTGCGAAAGAACAACAATATGAACCTTTTTATAAAAAGGAAATGATGATGCGTCATGAAGCGGCCTATCCGCCATATTATTATATCGCCCTCATCCAAGTGTCCCATGAAGATGTTATGATGTCGGCGGAATACGCAAAAAGATGCGCCGACTATCTGCGGTCCAGTCTTTCTTTTGACGCTTCCATCATCGGTCCGACAACAGCCGGCATCGTCCGTCTGCAAAATAGATATCGCTATCAATGTCTGATAAAATACAAAATAGAGCCGAATTTAATTCCAACATTTTTACAATTAATGAAAATATATCGAACGGAATGGATCAAAAAAGGGATTGTTTTAACAATCGATTTGAATCCGACGATGATATAG
- the pknB gene encoding Stk1 family PASTA domain-containing Ser/Thr kinase: protein MLEGKRINDRYKVIKLIGGGGMSNVYLAHDMILNRDVAIKVLRYDSANEEESMRRFHREALSATSLTHPNIVSIYDVGEDGDMHYIVMEYVKGKTLKQYIKENAPLSPARSVQIMKQLASAISHAHENQIIHRDIKPQNILMDENGNVKITDFGIATSLAATSYTKTNSVMGTVHYLSPEQARGGVATKKSDIYALGIVLYELLTGEVPFSGESPVSIALKHLQAETPSVRDFDASIPQSLENVILKATAKNPDHRYASVEEMAADLETVLSPSRRNEPKFRPPIDNEETKAIPIIKESLPIDDMAKTKEIKPALSEKNKITNNGKEKENTKKQKVKQKKNRKKLWAIIGGAALLLIILFIVLINLILPDKVEIPDVSNMEVEEATDVLEKAGFEIGEIREKNSDEVEEGLVIETDPKAGLTRAKGSKIDLIVSVGDEEVEMQDYVGKQLDQVLSIIRDKFKDVNVVEEYSNQSEGTIISQDPSPGEAVVPEDTVITLTVSKGKQIGTVADLTGYNQSAMREYEKSSGYKIKIVEEVHSDNIPAGSVVSQDPKPNTKLEIGETINVTISKGPKQKLEKVYVKDVVIPYDHALTGQPQKVRIFIQDKSNNMLKPYDEFTITEDTTYRIQLVIEEGSTAAYRIEKDSMVIEEKTIPYE, encoded by the coding sequence GTGCTTGAAGGAAAACGCATAAATGATCGCTATAAGGTAATCAAACTTATCGGCGGCGGTGGCATGAGCAATGTATATTTAGCTCACGACATGATTTTAAATCGGGATGTGGCAATCAAAGTATTGCGCTATGATTCGGCAAATGAAGAAGAAAGTATGCGCCGTTTTCATCGGGAGGCTTTATCTGCAACAAGTTTGACCCATCCGAATATTGTCAGCATTTATGACGTAGGCGAAGACGGGGATATGCACTATATTGTCATGGAGTATGTAAAAGGGAAAACGCTGAAGCAGTACATAAAAGAAAATGCTCCTCTTTCCCCTGCCAGAAGCGTCCAAATTATGAAGCAACTGGCGAGCGCAATCAGCCACGCCCATGAGAATCAAATCATACACCGTGACATCAAACCTCAGAATATCTTAATGGACGAAAACGGAAATGTGAAGATAACGGATTTTGGCATTGCGACCTCCCTTGCCGCGACCAGTTATACAAAAACAAATTCGGTGATGGGAACAGTCCATTATTTATCGCCGGAACAAGCACGCGGAGGCGTTGCGACGAAAAAATCCGATATTTATGCTCTAGGAATTGTTTTGTATGAGCTATTGACCGGAGAGGTGCCTTTTTCTGGGGAATCTCCAGTATCGATCGCCTTGAAGCACCTGCAGGCAGAGACACCTTCCGTCCGGGATTTTGACGCGTCGATTCCACAAAGTTTGGAAAATGTCATCTTGAAGGCGACAGCGAAAAATCCGGATCACCGTTATGCTTCTGTGGAAGAAATGGCGGCGGATTTGGAAACTGTATTGTCTCCCAGCAGGCGGAACGAACCGAAATTCCGTCCACCGATAGATAATGAAGAAACGAAAGCCATTCCGATTATCAAGGAGTCTTTGCCAATCGATGATATGGCTAAAACGAAAGAAATAAAGCCTGCCCTTTCTGAAAAAAATAAAATAACGAATAATGGGAAAGAAAAGGAAAATACGAAAAAACAAAAGGTCAAACAAAAGAAAAATAGAAAAAAACTGTGGGCAATCATTGGAGGAGCAGCTCTTCTTCTAATTATCCTGTTCATTGTTTTGATTAACTTGATTCTTCCGGATAAGGTGGAAATACCGGATGTTTCGAATATGGAAGTGGAAGAAGCCACTGACGTATTAGAGAAAGCGGGATTTGAAATCGGTGAAATACGAGAAAAGAATTCCGATGAAGTGGAAGAAGGGTTGGTCATCGAAACGGACCCGAAAGCCGGATTGACAAGGGCGAAAGGCTCGAAAATCGACTTGATCGTATCGGTTGGCGATGAAGAGGTCGAAATGCAAGACTATGTCGGAAAACAATTGGATCAGGTGCTTTCCATTATTCGTGATAAATTCAAAGATGTAAATGTGGTCGAGGAATATTCCAATCAATCGGAAGGAACAATCATCAGCCAAGACCCTTCACCGGGCGAGGCGGTGGTTCCGGAAGATACGGTTATCACATTGACGGTGAGCAAAGGAAAACAAATCGGCACGGTGGCGGATTTGACTGGCTATAATCAGTCAGCCATGAGGGAATATGAGAAAAGTTCAGGCTATAAAATTAAAATTGTCGAAGAAGTCCATTCCGACAATATACCGGCTGGCAGCGTCGTTTCCCAGGATCCAAAGCCGAATACAAAATTGGAAATTGGGGAAACGATTAACGTTACCATTTCAAAAGGACCTAAACAAAAACTTGAAAAAGTCTATGTAAAAGATGTGGTGATCCCATATGATCATGCATTGACGGGACAACCGCAGAAAGTGAGAATTTTCATTCAGGATAAATCCAACAATATGTTGAAGCCTTATGATGAATTTACGATTACGGAAGATACGACATATCGTATTCAATTGGTGATTGAAGAAGGTTCTACAGCAGCATACCGAATCGAAAAAGATTCAATGGTCATTGAAGAAAAAACAATTCCATACGAGTGA
- the rsgA gene encoding ribosome small subunit-dependent GTPase A, with the protein MPNGQIRKALSGYYYVYDEGQLLQCRGRGVFRKRGEQPLVGDFVEYAKEKEGSDGVITKIFPRKNALIRPPIANVDQALLVFSVKEPDFNLILLDRFLVVLESHQVTPIICLTKMDLLLENEKEEIQQYIKIYQEIGYEVIDTYKHDPKLLEKLEPFLEGKTTVLAGQSGVGKSTLLNTLIPELNLKTGEISQTLGRGKHTTRHVELIEVAGGLVADTPGFSSFDFDHIEKEDLPSCFPEFERKKDECKFRGCLHLKEPKCAIKEGMESGEIQEFRYEHYLQFLQEIIDRKPRY; encoded by the coding sequence ATGCCTAATGGGCAAATTCGAAAGGCTTTAAGCGGATACTACTATGTATATGACGAAGGACAATTATTGCAATGCCGTGGACGAGGGGTTTTCCGGAAACGGGGGGAACAACCTCTCGTCGGCGACTTTGTCGAATACGCAAAAGAAAAAGAAGGTTCCGATGGGGTGATCACCAAAATCTTCCCCCGGAAGAATGCATTGATTCGGCCGCCAATTGCCAATGTGGATCAGGCATTGCTCGTTTTTTCCGTGAAAGAGCCGGATTTCAATCTGATTTTATTGGATCGGTTTTTGGTCGTATTGGAGTCCCATCAAGTGACGCCAATCATCTGCTTGACCAAAATGGATCTGCTTTTGGAAAATGAAAAAGAAGAAATCCAACAATATATAAAAATCTATCAAGAAATCGGGTATGAAGTGATAGATACTTATAAACACGATCCTAAGTTGCTTGAGAAACTTGAACCCTTTTTGGAAGGAAAAACAACGGTGTTGGCAGGGCAATCCGGTGTCGGAAAATCCACATTATTAAACACCTTGATTCCGGAGTTAAATTTAAAAACAGGGGAAATCTCCCAAACTTTGGGAAGAGGCAAACATACGACACGACATGTGGAATTGATTGAAGTGGCCGGTGGACTTGTGGCAGATACACCTGGATTCAGTTCATTCGACTTTGATCATATCGAAAAAGAAGACTTGCCAAGTTGTTTTCCTGAGTTCGAGAGAAAAAAAGATGAGTGTAAATTCCGTGGATGTCTCCATTTAAAAGAACCGAAATGTGCCATAAAAGAAGGTATGGAGTCCGGAGAGATCCAGGAATTCCGTTATGAGCATTATTTACAATTTTTACAAGAAATCATTGATCGAAAGCCGAGGTATTAG
- the fmt gene encoding methionyl-tRNA formyltransferase — protein sequence MTKIVFMGTPDFSVPILRMLHEEGYEIAAVVTQPDRPVGRKRVLTPPPVKEEAVRLGLKVLQPEKLRGSEELEEILRINPDLIITAAFGQILPKELLEAPKLGCINVHASLLPKYRGGAPIHQAVIDGEEKTGVTIMYMAEKLDAGDIISQREIPIEETDHTGILFEKLSLLGRDLLKDTLPDIIAGTNDRIPQDESKATFAHNITREQERINWSKSAREIYNQVRGLHPWPVAYTTFHGENVKIWWAKVGDSKAEGQPGEVVKIGKDHFEVATGEGTLAILELQPAGKKRMSAEDYLRGVGSKLQIGDLFE from the coding sequence ATGACAAAAATCGTGTTTATGGGAACACCGGATTTTTCCGTGCCAATTTTGCGTATGCTACATGAAGAAGGATACGAAATTGCTGCAGTTGTTACCCAGCCGGACCGGCCTGTCGGAAGAAAGCGGGTACTCACTCCTCCTCCGGTAAAAGAAGAAGCCGTCCGTTTAGGCTTAAAAGTTCTTCAACCTGAAAAATTGAGGGGTTCTGAAGAATTGGAAGAAATTTTGCGCATCAATCCGGATTTAATTATTACCGCCGCCTTTGGACAAATCTTGCCAAAGGAATTATTGGAGGCTCCAAAACTGGGATGCATCAATGTGCATGCTTCACTGCTTCCGAAATACCGGGGCGGTGCGCCAATCCATCAAGCGGTCATCGATGGGGAAGAAAAAACAGGCGTAACGATCATGTATATGGCAGAAAAATTGGATGCGGGAGACATCATCTCCCAAAGGGAAATTCCAATTGAAGAAACGGACCATACAGGGATCCTGTTTGAAAAGTTAAGTTTATTGGGAAGAGATTTGTTGAAGGATACCCTTCCCGACATCATTGCCGGCACAAATGACCGCATCCCGCAAGATGAAAGCAAAGCGACTTTTGCTCACAATATTACGAGGGAACAAGAGCGGATCAATTGGTCAAAGAGTGCGCGGGAAATTTATAATCAAGTGCGCGGTCTTCATCCATGGCCTGTGGCATATACAACTTTTCACGGGGAAAACGTGAAAATCTGGTGGGCCAAAGTGGGCGACTCAAAAGCGGAAGGTCAACCAGGGGAAGTTGTCAAAATCGGAAAAGATCACTTCGAAGTGGCTACCGGAGAAGGAACCCTCGCAATTCTCGAATTACAACCTGCAGGTAAAAAGCGCATGTCAGCGGAAGATTATTTACGTGGCGTGGGTTCAAAATTGCAGATTGGAGATTTATTTGAATGA
- a CDS encoding Stp1/IreP family PP2C-type Ser/Thr phosphatase encodes MKFTVESDVGRKRVVNEDRAAFLERPDSLKLALLADGMGGHNAGDVASEMAIQEMTNYFLQVEFQNASVEEKRKWMEESIANINKKIYDYSLENEKCRGMGTTFIAVLIDKNHCLIGHIGDSRVYHFTSNSVDLITRDHSYVNILVDSGEISEEEAQNHPQKNFIVKALGTEPTIEPDFYELTLKEYSYLLICSDGLSNKISTDEMAAIITYPMPISEKGRKLVQLANDSGGEDNISLILLMMTEEEV; translated from the coding sequence GTGAAATTTACTGTGGAAAGTGATGTTGGGCGAAAAAGAGTCGTCAATGAAGACAGGGCAGCTTTTCTGGAGCGCCCGGATTCATTGAAACTTGCGCTGCTCGCCGATGGAATGGGCGGTCATAACGCGGGTGACGTGGCAAGTGAAATGGCCATCCAGGAAATGACCAATTATTTTTTGCAAGTGGAGTTTCAAAATGCAAGTGTGGAAGAAAAGCGGAAATGGATGGAAGAATCCATTGCCAATATCAACAAAAAAATTTACGACTATTCGTTGGAAAATGAAAAATGCAGAGGCATGGGGACGACCTTTATTGCTGTGTTGATCGACAAAAACCACTGCCTGATCGGCCATATTGGCGATAGCCGGGTTTATCATTTCACTTCCAACAGCGTGGATCTGATTACGAGGGACCATTCATATGTCAATATTTTGGTGGACAGCGGTGAAATCAGTGAAGAAGAAGCCCAAAATCATCCTCAGAAAAATTTTATTGTAAAAGCTTTGGGGACGGAGCCAACAATTGAACCGGATTTTTACGAATTGACCTTAAAAGAATATTCCTATTTGCTCATTTGTTCAGACGGTTTGAGCAATAAAATATCAACGGATGAAATGGCGGCCATTATCACTTATCCAATGCCGATTTCCGAAAAAGGGCGGAAACTTGTCCAATTGGCCAATGACAGCGGTGGGGAAGACAATATTTCCCTTATCTTGCTGATGATGACGGAAGAGGAGGTGTAA
- the rsmB gene encoding 16S rRNA (cytosine(967)-C(5))-methyltransferase RsmB — protein sequence MRKKKNSFIWNGNVRDAALSILLSVDQNQAYSNLLLNQTINKYQIEAKNRALLTELTYGTLQYKYTLDYYLEPFIRGKIDPWVRWLLRLSVYQIVYLSKIPEHAIVNEAVEIAKRRGHKGIASMVNGILRSILRMGIPSLDKIKDPIDRIAIETSHPRWIVEMFAEMYGLETTMDMLKANNLPPKQTVRVNTLKATVEEAIQLLADEDVQAVQSKVIPQCLYLLSGQAARTEAFKNGIITIQDESSMMPSIALNPKPGDRVLDLCAAPGGKTTHLAEIMKNEGSILATDIHPHKLDLIGENCARLGITIVDTAPIDGRKAAELLQPESFDAILVDAPCSGLGVIRRKPDIKYTKREEDFDRLHEIQTELLNNAVALLKPGGRLVYSTCTVNKKENEETVEALLASHPEMKLAPIQHLPVSLLEKQRNGMLQVFPQDFGSDGFFVALFEKAE from the coding sequence ATGAGGAAAAAGAAGAACAGTTTCATTTGGAATGGCAATGTCAGAGATGCAGCGCTCAGCATTTTGCTTTCAGTCGATCAGAATCAGGCATATTCCAACCTTTTATTGAATCAAACAATCAATAAATATCAGATCGAAGCGAAAAACAGGGCTTTGCTCACGGAATTGACTTATGGAACGCTGCAATATAAATATACATTGGATTATTATTTGGAGCCCTTTATTCGCGGAAAAATCGATCCATGGGTTCGATGGCTGTTAAGATTATCCGTTTATCAAATCGTTTACTTGTCCAAGATCCCTGAACATGCCATTGTCAACGAAGCCGTGGAAATTGCGAAAAGAAGGGGACATAAAGGGATCGCTTCGATGGTGAATGGTATTTTACGATCCATTCTGAGAATGGGAATCCCTTCCCTTGATAAGATTAAAGACCCGATTGACCGTATCGCGATTGAAACGAGCCATCCACGATGGATTGTGGAAATGTTTGCCGAAATGTACGGACTGGAAACAACGATGGACATGCTAAAAGCTAATAATCTCCCACCAAAACAAACCGTTCGGGTCAATACATTGAAGGCTACGGTGGAAGAGGCGATCCAACTGTTGGCTGATGAAGACGTACAAGCCGTTCAAAGCAAAGTGATTCCACAATGCTTATATCTTTTAAGCGGACAAGCTGCGAGAACGGAGGCGTTCAAAAACGGCATCATTACGATTCAAGATGAAAGCTCCATGATGCCCTCCATCGCATTAAATCCGAAGCCGGGAGACAGAGTGCTGGACCTGTGTGCCGCTCCAGGAGGAAAAACGACACATTTGGCGGAAATCATGAAAAACGAAGGATCGATTCTCGCGACAGACATTCATCCCCATAAATTGGATTTGATTGGAGAAAATTGCGCGCGGCTTGGAATCACGATTGTTGACACTGCACCGATCGATGGAAGGAAAGCCGCGGAACTGTTGCAGCCCGAATCCTTCGATGCCATCCTTGTCGATGCGCCTTGCTCCGGATTGGGTGTAATCCGACGGAAGCCGGATATTAAATATACGAAAAGGGAAGAGGATTTCGACCGCTTGCATGAAATCCAAACGGAACTGCTTAATAACGCTGTCGCTTTGTTAAAGCCGGGCGGTAGACTGGTATACAGCACATGCACTGTCAATAAAAAAGAAAATGAAGAAACCGTTGAAGCCTTATTGGCGTCACACCCTGAGATGAAACTTGCACCGATTCAACATTTGCCGGTTTCATTGCTGGAAAAACAGCGGAACGGAATGCTTCAAGTGTTTCCTCAAGACTTTGGAAGCGACGGTTTCTTTGTTGCCCTATTCGAAAAAGCTGAATAA